The Paenibacillus tianjinensis genome has a window encoding:
- a CDS encoding ABC transporter permease, translated as MTEYLIRRVLQSVLVIFLITLLTFLLIHAAPGGPTKVMLSPGLSPEVLEQQAKNLGLDKPIPVQYVRWIGDLLQGDLGYTFKNHIAVSALIWPRIANTFILMGAAWLVSLVIAIPWGIYNSTKVYGFSDQTASFISYLGFAMPTFWFGILLQQWLSIKLDWFPLSDMHSRGHEGDIGDLFMHLVLPVTVLALGFLASYMKYARSSMLEVLDQDYIRTARAKGVQERKVVFRHALRNALIPIITILGLDLPILVAGAALTENVFNWPGMGRWFVEMASSREYSALMAITIITAVMVVIGNLVADILYAVVDPRVKLGKQGGKAA; from the coding sequence ATGACAGAATATCTGATCCGTCGCGTACTGCAATCAGTACTGGTCATCTTTCTGATTACACTGCTTACATTTCTTCTCATTCATGCCGCTCCCGGAGGGCCGACCAAAGTGATGCTGTCCCCGGGGCTGTCCCCGGAGGTTCTTGAGCAGCAGGCTAAGAATCTCGGTCTGGATAAACCTATCCCGGTCCAGTATGTCCGCTGGATTGGCGATTTGCTGCAAGGCGATTTGGGTTACACATTCAAAAACCATATTGCCGTATCCGCTCTGATCTGGCCGCGTATCGCCAATACTTTCATTCTCATGGGGGCTGCCTGGCTGGTTTCGCTGGTGATCGCGATCCCATGGGGTATCTATAACAGTACCAAGGTATACGGCTTCTCTGATCAGACGGCCTCCTTCATCTCCTATCTGGGGTTCGCAATGCCCACCTTCTGGTTCGGAATACTGCTTCAGCAGTGGCTGTCCATTAAGCTGGACTGGTTTCCGCTCTCGGATATGCATTCCAGAGGACATGAGGGGGATATCGGAGACTTATTCATGCACCTCGTATTGCCTGTAACGGTTCTTGCGCTTGGCTTCCTCGCCTCTTATATGAAATATGCCCGGTCAAGCATGCTCGAGGTCCTCGATCAGGATTATATCCGGACTGCCCGCGCCAAAGGGGTACAGGAACGCAAAGTCGTATTCCGGCATGCGCTGCGCAACGCGCTTATCCCGATTATTACGATACTGGGACTTGATCTGCCTATTCTGGTAGCAGGGGCCGCATTGACGGAGAATGTCTTTAACTGGCCGGGGATGGGCCGCTGGTTTGTAGAAATGGCGAGCTCACGTGAATATTCGGCCCTTATGGCCATCACCATTATCACAGCTGTCATGGTCGTCATCGGTAATCTGGTGGCTGACATCCTGTATGCCGTAGTCGATCCCCGTGTAAAACTCGGCAAGCAAGGAGGCAAAGCAGCATGA
- a CDS encoding ABC transporter permease, translating to MSTDHSQLVAQSSASASGTPDNGLAPTPDPQISADVSKRPPGPWAVLWKKFSRNPYAMSGLIVLLVFIIAGILAPKLTKFDPAAIDLMFPNLKPGAEGHLLGTDELGRDVFTRLLYSARISLMIGFSVALASVAIGSVIGAISGYFGGWVDTVFMRIVDVMNSVPSLFLNILFMAIFGSQIKYMILILALTSWMSIARLVRGTFLQLREMQYVEAAKAIGVSNWGIIFRHLLRNASFPIIVNATLMVGGAILSESALSYLGLGVQAPKASWGVMLSNAQEFMLVDPMQAVYPGLCILLVVLAVNFIGDGIRDALDPRQQVTKSRRRLEKWRKNYSKSGN from the coding sequence ATGAGTACCGACCATTCACAACTTGTTGCCCAATCGTCTGCATCTGCTTCCGGAACACCTGATAACGGTTTGGCACCTACTCCCGATCCGCAGATTTCAGCGGATGTTTCCAAGCGGCCTCCGGGTCCATGGGCAGTGCTGTGGAAGAAATTCTCCCGCAATCCTTATGCGATGAGCGGACTTATTGTATTACTCGTCTTTATTATCGCCGGGATATTAGCCCCTAAGCTTACCAAGTTCGACCCGGCAGCCATTGATTTGATGTTTCCTAATCTGAAGCCGGGTGCCGAAGGCCATTTGCTTGGGACAGACGAGCTTGGGCGCGATGTGTTTACCAGACTTTTGTACAGCGCGAGAATTTCCCTGATGATCGGTTTCTCTGTTGCCTTGGCCTCGGTTGCGATCGGTTCCGTTATCGGGGCAATATCAGGATATTTTGGCGGCTGGGTCGATACGGTATTCATGCGTATTGTTGATGTGATGAACTCTGTACCTTCCCTTTTCCTGAATATCCTGTTCATGGCCATCTTCGGGTCGCAGATTAAATACATGATTCTGATCCTGGCCCTGACGAGCTGGATGAGCATTGCCCGGCTGGTCCGCGGTACCTTCCTGCAGCTAAGGGAGATGCAATATGTTGAAGCCGCCAAAGCGATCGGCGTATCGAACTGGGGAATTATATTCCGCCATCTGCTTCGCAATGCGAGCTTCCCGATCATCGTCAATGCGACTCTGATGGTCGGCGGTGCCATTCTGAGTGAATCGGCACTCTCTTATCTGGGGCTAGGTGTACAGGCACCGAAAGCCAGCTGGGGAGTCATGCTCAGCAATGCCCAGGAATTCATGCTGGTTGACCCGATGCAGGCCGTATATCCGGGCCTGTGCATTCTACTTGTAGTACTCGCCGTCAACTTTATCGGCGACGGAATCCGGGATGCTCTTGATCCCAGACAGCAAGTGACCAAATCCCGGAGGAGGCTGGAAAAATGGCGGAAAAATTACTCGAAATCCGGAAACTGA